The sequence ACCAATAATACCTCCACAGCAAACACTCACCCCTGCCTTACGTACATTATCCAACGTCTTTAAACGATCATCATAAGTCCTGGTCGTAATGATCTGCTCATAATACTCACCAGAAGTATCCAGGTTGTGGTTGTAAGCATATAAGCCTGCATCCGCCAATTTCTGCGCCTGATCTTCTGTAAGCATACCAAGCGTACAGCATACTTCCATTCCCATTTCATTTACACCTTTTACCATTTCAAGTACGCGGTCAAAGTCACGGTTATCCCGCACCTCTCTCCATGCAGCACCCATACAGAAACGGGTAGAACCAGCTTCGCGCGCTTTCGCCGCATATGCCAGCACCGCATCTTTCTGCATCAGGCCATGTACTTTAATGTCGGTATTATAGCGCGCTGCCTGAGGGCAGTAAGCACAGTCTTCAGTACAACCACCGGTTTTGATGGAGAGCAAAGTACATACCTGTACTTCCGCCGTATCCTGCGTCTGTCTGTGAACAGATGCCGCACGGAAAACCAGCTCCAGTAAGGGCGTATTGTAGATCTCTTTTATTTCTTCAATAGACCAGTCGTGACGGATCTGCACATCTTGCATAATAATGTAATTTGAGTAGCAAATCTATACATTTAATCCATACTGCCAAACTACGGAGTATGAATGGATTAGGTGTCTAAACACCTAATTACAGGTATAGGAAGTTTGTTTTTGGTGTAATGTTTAGTAATGTATTGTAAATCAACAATATAGTGTTCTCTATGTCGTCTTTCTTCACCATTTCTACCGTAGTATGCATATA is a genomic window of Chitinophaga sp. LS1 containing:
- the bioB gene encoding biotin synthase BioB — its product is MQDVQIRHDWSIEEIKEIYNTPLLELVFRAASVHRQTQDTAEVQVCTLLSIKTGGCTEDCAYCPQAARYNTDIKVHGLMQKDAVLAYAAKAREAGSTRFCMGAAWREVRDNRDFDRVLEMVKGVNEMGMEVCCTLGMLTEDQAQKLADAGLYAYNHNLDTSGEYYEQIITTRTYDDRLKTLDNVRKAGVSVCCGGIIGLGESHEDRIGMIHTLSNLPVHPDSVPINALTRVKGTPLENMPKVQFWDMVRMIATTRILMPKAMVRLSAGRAEMSMSEQALCFMAGANSIFTGEKLLTTANPSFEEDHMMFELLGLKPREAFKGEEVQAAIF